The Sphingorhabdus sp. Alg231-15 genome has a segment encoding these proteins:
- a CDS encoding gamma carbonic anhydrase family protein has product MTDPLILPFNGKTPKIHESAFIAPGCKIIGDVEIGPEASIWYNCVIRADVNFIKIGARSNIQDGTTIHCDSATPVTPNGHPTIIGEDALVGHMVMLHGATLEDRAFVGLSTTVMDGCVIEGDAMLAAGATLTPNKRIPTGQLWAGSPAKYMRELTEPAIAGMRMGVAHYVENAKVHKAAVEAAQK; this is encoded by the coding sequence ATGACTGATCCTCTTATCCTGCCGTTTAACGGTAAAACACCAAAGATCCACGAATCGGCTTTCATTGCGCCGGGCTGCAAAATCATTGGCGATGTAGAGATCGGGCCAGAAGCTAGCATCTGGTATAATTGTGTGATCCGTGCCGATGTGAATTTCATTAAAATTGGCGCGCGCAGCAATATTCAGGACGGCACGACCATCCACTGTGACAGCGCTACACCGGTCACGCCCAACGGCCATCCGACAATCATTGGCGAGGATGCGTTGGTCGGTCATATGGTCATGTTACACGGTGCGACACTGGAAGACCGGGCTTTTGTTGGTCTCAGCACCACGGTCATGGATGGCTGTGTGATTGAAGGCGACGCGATGTTGGCCGCTGGCGCGACATTGACGCCCAACAAGCGAATACCGACCGGACAGCTTTGGGCAGGATCACCAGCCAAATATATGCGCGAACTGACCGAACCGGCCATTGCCGGCATGCGGATGGGTGTTGCCCATTATGTCGAGAACGCCAAAGTCCATAAAGCAGCGGTAGAAGCTGCTCAAAAATAA
- the rplU gene encoding 50S ribosomal protein L21, translating into MFAIVRTGGKQYRVAAGDIIAVEKLAGEAGDSVTLDDVLLAGDGGEMKDVKGLTVAAEIVAQEKGEKVIIFKKRRRHNYRRKNGHRQQHTVLKISAIGAAKAAKKAAPKKAAAKPADEKPAAEKKAAPAKKAAPAKKAAAKPAAKKAAAKTEAKPAAAKKAPAKKPAAKKPAAKKKD; encoded by the coding sequence ATGTTCGCTATAGTGCGCACCGGCGGTAAACAATATCGTGTTGCCGCAGGAGATATAATCGCAGTCGAAAAACTAGCTGGAGAAGCTGGTGATTCGGTCACTCTTGATGACGTATTGCTGGCCGGTGACGGCGGTGAGATGAAAGACGTCAAAGGTCTGACCGTGGCTGCCGAAATTGTTGCGCAGGAAAAAGGCGAGAAGGTCATTATCTTCAAGAAGCGCCGTCGGCATAACTATCGCCGAAAAAATGGCCATCGTCAGCAGCATACTGTGCTGAAGATTAGCGCCATTGGTGCTGCGAAAGCTGCGAAGAAAGCTGCTCCTAAAAAAGCCGCTGCCAAGCCAGCTGACGAAAAGCCGGCTGCTGAGAAAAAAGCAGCGCCAGCAAAGAAGGCGGCTCCAGCAAAGAAAGCTGCTGCTAAACCGGCCGCTAAAAAAGCTGCTGCTAAAACAGAAGCCAAACCAGCTGCAGCCAAAAAAGCTCCAGCAAAGAAACCAGCCGCTAAAAAGCCGGCTGCGAAGAAAAAGGACTAA
- the rpmA gene encoding 50S ribosomal protein L27: MAHKKAGGSSRNGRDSEGRRLGVKKYGSEAVVAGNIIIRQRGTKTHPGRNVGMGKDHTLFALIDGKVEFHKGKLGRKYVSVDAMAEAAE, encoded by the coding sequence ATGGCACATAAGAAAGCAGGCGGCTCGTCCCGCAACGGCCGTGATTCAGAAGGCCGCCGTTTAGGCGTCAAAAAATATGGCAGCGAAGCTGTTGTGGCTGGCAATATTATTATCCGCCAACGCGGAACCAAGACCCATCCGGGTCGCAATGTCGGTATGGGCAAAGACCACACCCTATTTGCGCTCATTGATGGCAAAGTGGAATTCCACAAAGGCAAGCTTGGCCGCAAATATGTGTCAGTCGATGCCATGGCGGAAGCCGCCGAATAA
- a CDS encoding GNAT family N-acetyltransferase: MFARTPRLLLRPGWPEDADALFHAINDEAIVRNLASAPWPYDRDDADHFLSLPHDPKSPRWLIYRRTAGSPCLVGTCGIDVMADGSVELGYWIGRDHWGLGYATEAGHAALQTAKALGHREIVASHFVDNPASGNVLTKLGFRRTGRTAPRFSKGRNSSVAAVEFQLSLECDMEGDVVRPLAA; the protein is encoded by the coding sequence ATGTTTGCTAGAACGCCAAGACTATTGTTGAGACCAGGTTGGCCCGAAGATGCCGATGCGCTGTTCCACGCGATTAATGACGAAGCGATTGTCCGCAATCTGGCCAGCGCGCCATGGCCTTATGACCGCGATGATGCGGATCATTTCCTGTCGCTGCCACATGACCCCAAAAGCCCGCGCTGGTTGATCTACCGGCGCACGGCAGGATCCCCCTGCCTGGTCGGGACTTGCGGTATCGATGTGATGGCCGATGGCAGCGTCGAGCTGGGTTATTGGATTGGTCGTGACCATTGGGGTCTCGGCTATGCTACAGAAGCAGGCCACGCTGCTCTACAGACGGCCAAAGCCCTTGGTCACCGCGAGATTGTCGCAAGTCATTTCGTCGATAATCCGGCTTCGGGAAATGTCCTCACTAAGTTGGGTTTCCGGCGCACGGGTCGTACGGCACCTAGGTTTAGCAAGGGGCGCAATAGCTCGGTTGCTGCGGTTGAATTTCAACTGTCTCTGGAATGCGACATGGAAGGCGACGTCGTCCGACCGCTAGCGGCGTGA
- a CDS encoding metal-dependent hydrolase, which produces MGGISSQTEVADAAPAIVGSATPADLNIQSRNRHFANAAMERRHWVGGDPYATAFFNALSITFPKGETFFMKVLKQYRDEVPEKLAREIRGFVQQEAVHSREHLFFNKHIEESDFDISRLEQTLSDVIDNIASKPLIMQLVATTCLEHLTAIMAAEFIANPKHFQDADEEQRKMWLWHASEEVEHKGVAYDTWLYATRDWSRAKRWATKSLFMARISLGFAKNRTKGIFDLLRQDGISGPRAWFGFLHYALIGPAPFRRTLLPWFHFFLPGFHPWNKDDRGLIQLAESEYEAAIMDPPEQDDNIATLGKHEPKKPLNKVA; this is translated from the coding sequence ATGGGCGGCATTTCATCACAAACTGAAGTGGCAGATGCTGCACCCGCAATCGTGGGCAGCGCAACCCCGGCTGACCTGAACATTCAATCCCGCAACCGGCACTTTGCCAACGCGGCGATGGAGCGTCGGCACTGGGTTGGTGGTGATCCGTACGCGACCGCCTTTTTTAATGCCTTGTCGATCACCTTTCCAAAGGGTGAGACCTTTTTCATGAAGGTGCTCAAGCAATATCGCGACGAAGTACCTGAAAAACTTGCCAGAGAAATTCGCGGCTTTGTCCAACAAGAGGCCGTGCACAGCCGCGAGCATTTGTTTTTTAACAAGCATATTGAAGAATCAGATTTTGATATTTCAAGGCTGGAACAGACGTTGAGCGATGTCATCGACAATATCGCCAGCAAGCCGCTAATCATGCAGCTGGTTGCGACAACCTGTCTGGAACATCTGACCGCTATCATGGCGGCTGAATTTATTGCCAATCCCAAGCATTTTCAGGATGCCGACGAAGAGCAGCGCAAAATGTGGCTTTGGCATGCCTCTGAAGAGGTAGAGCACAAGGGTGTCGCCTACGATACCTGGCTGTACGCGACCAGAGACTGGAGCCGGGCAAAGCGCTGGGCAACCAAGTCACTGTTCATGGCCCGCATTTCACTCGGCTTCGCCAAGAACCGCACAAAAGGGATTTTTGATCTTTTGCGGCAAGACGGTATTTCCGGTCCGCGTGCATGGTTTGGCTTTCTTCATTATGCACTGATCGGTCCTGCTCCATTCCGGCGGACCCTATTGCCATGGTTCCACTTTTTCCTGCCCGGCTTTCACCCCTGGAACAAAGATGACCGCGGGCTGATACAGCTGGCCGAAAGCGAATATGAGGCTGCGATCATGGATCCGCCCGAGCAGGACGACAATATTGCCACTTTAGGCAAACATGAACCGAAGAAACCCCTAAACAAGGTGGCGTAA